A genomic stretch from Caldalkalibacillus salinus includes:
- a CDS encoding class I SAM-dependent methyltransferase — MSKNNHIEHIFQIFDSSCTYISEQFNKNYLEALIDTGEQLFQGEMVLETTDIQRKRLEKIYREFQEDQYTQEDVRRAFQLATLKGLKEHTVPGTGVTPDAVVMFMGYLAKQLSPHPSSVLDLAVGSGNLLTGILNQYEEEIQAVATEVDSTLVRLAYVNANLQQHAMDIFHQDGLKPLYTSASALTVCDLPVGLYPNKKVAKDYELYDEQDLYTHHLLIEQSLRLTQPDGYLMFLIPNAIFSEPGAQKLRSFIMGQSHIQALLQLPEDMFQKGSIHKSIFILQKKGENSTKPKETLLAQLPSFSDAQKFSATLTKINNWIKTEKV, encoded by the coding sequence ATGAGTAAGAACAATCATATCGAACACATTTTTCAGATCTTCGATTCGAGCTGTACATATATCTCTGAACAGTTTAATAAAAATTATTTAGAGGCTTTGATTGATACTGGAGAGCAGCTATTTCAGGGAGAAATGGTGCTTGAAACCACCGATATCCAAAGAAAACGCCTAGAAAAGATATATAGGGAGTTTCAAGAAGATCAATATACACAAGAAGATGTCAGACGAGCTTTTCAACTTGCCACTTTAAAGGGGTTGAAGGAGCATACAGTACCAGGAACGGGTGTGACACCAGACGCTGTGGTCATGTTTATGGGTTACTTGGCCAAGCAGTTGTCTCCTCACCCTTCCTCTGTTCTAGACTTAGCAGTAGGTTCGGGTAACTTATTGACGGGCATATTGAATCAGTATGAGGAAGAGATTCAAGCCGTAGCAACTGAGGTTGACTCCACGTTGGTAAGGCTCGCCTACGTCAATGCCAACTTGCAACAACACGCCATGGATATATTTCATCAAGATGGATTAAAACCTCTATATACGTCGGCTTCAGCTCTGACTGTCTGTGATTTGCCTGTGGGCCTATATCCTAACAAGAAGGTCGCTAAGGACTATGAATTGTATGATGAGCAAGATTTGTATACCCACCACCTGTTAATCGAACAATCGTTACGGCTAACACAACCGGATGGGTATCTTATGTTTTTAATCCCCAATGCAATATTCTCTGAGCCAGGTGCTCAAAAGCTGAGATCATTCATTATGGGGCAATCGCATATACAAGCTTTATTACAATTACCAGAAGATATGTTCCAAAAAGGTAGTATTCATAAAAGCATCTTTATTTTGCAGAAAAAAGGAGAAAATAGTACTAAACCTAAGGAAACGTTGTTAGCTCAACTCCCTTCTTTTTCAGATGCTCAAAAGTTTTCGGCAACACTAACGAAGATTAACAATTGGATCAAAACAGAAAAAGTTTAA
- the sppA gene encoding signal peptide peptidase SppA, whose protein sequence is MTAKRWIALAIAAVLLILYAVGQMASGALVTAESGDIREEVLEQGNLDKIAVIDVEGVIMDQPQGAFQQAGYHHKTFMDQLEHAFEDDQVKGIILQINSPGGGVVESDEIYHKIRDFKEEYPDKPIVTYMSNTAASGGYYIAAPTDKIYANRSTITGSIGVIISTYDISELAENWGIKDNSFTSGPHKDILSPMRETTDEEREIIQSIVDEMYDQFVDVVDQGRTNLSRQEVVELADGRIYTGGQAQRAGLVDEIGFLDDSIAGVSDLAGVENPTVVRYKRSGMAFMNEYFGVIGDFGSRFERTGLQDFFHAPNQPYAMYLMTW, encoded by the coding sequence ATGACAGCTAAACGTTGGATAGCGTTAGCGATCGCAGCTGTCTTACTCATATTATATGCTGTAGGACAAATGGCATCGGGGGCGCTTGTAACAGCTGAAAGTGGAGATATCCGGGAAGAAGTACTTGAACAAGGAAACCTTGATAAAATAGCCGTTATTGATGTCGAAGGTGTGATCATGGATCAACCGCAAGGCGCTTTTCAACAAGCGGGCTACCATCACAAGACCTTTATGGATCAACTCGAGCATGCTTTTGAGGATGACCAAGTGAAAGGGATCATTCTGCAGATTAATTCGCCCGGAGGTGGCGTTGTTGAAAGTGATGAAATATATCATAAAATTAGAGATTTTAAAGAAGAATACCCGGATAAACCTATCGTGACATACATGTCCAATACGGCTGCATCCGGAGGATATTATATAGCAGCACCGACTGACAAGATTTATGCCAACCGTTCAACCATTACGGGGTCAATAGGTGTCATTATTAGTACATATGATATTTCCGAACTAGCAGAGAACTGGGGAATCAAAGATAATTCCTTCACAAGTGGCCCGCACAAGGATATTTTATCCCCTATGAGGGAGACAACCGATGAAGAGAGGGAGATCATTCAATCGATCGTTGATGAAATGTATGATCAGTTCGTGGACGTTGTGGATCAAGGGCGTACAAATCTCAGTAGACAAGAGGTTGTTGAACTAGCAGACGGTCGTATCTATACCGGAGGGCAAGCTCAAAGGGCTGGGCTTGTAGACGAGATAGGCTTTTTAGATGATTCGATCGCTGGTGTTTCGGATTTAGCAGGAGTTGAGAACCCGACCGTGGTGAGATATAAACGTTCCGGTATGGCTTTTATGAATGAGTATTTTGGCGTGATTGGTGATTTTGGCAGTCGTTTTGAACGCACCGGGCTACAAGATTTCTTCCATGCACCTAATCAACCTTACGCCATGTACCTTATGACATGGTAA
- a CDS encoding RDD family protein, translated as MERHNDQQHVRETELNQHDEDMANAEAGEDQLVQEDQTQVNTEPMHDHKQRYVLAGIGPRFIAYLLDLLLIGAIFFLTVQPVLYLVGAELYTTETFSAYVILSSLIGYLYFVVMTKIWGQTLGKMIFGLRVVRKDGASLDWGTAFFREAVGKFISKLFGIHLGFIWALFYPKRQAWHDLIGDTYVVMEQEVYKRQYVEV; from the coding sequence ATGGAACGACACAATGATCAACAGCATGTGCGAGAAACTGAATTAAACCAGCATGATGAAGATATGGCTAACGCCGAGGCAGGGGAAGATCAGCTGGTACAGGAAGACCAGACACAGGTTAACACAGAGCCGATGCATGATCACAAGCAACGGTATGTGTTAGCGGGAATAGGCCCTAGGTTTATTGCTTACCTCCTGGATCTCTTGCTTATCGGTGCGATTTTTTTCTTAACAGTGCAACCTGTGCTGTATCTGGTAGGGGCAGAGTTGTATACCACAGAAACCTTTAGTGCCTATGTGATCTTGTCTTCTCTCATAGGCTATCTATATTTTGTTGTCATGACAAAAATATGGGGGCAAACCCTTGGTAAGATGATTTTTGGCCTTCGAGTGGTCCGAAAAGATGGTGCATCATTAGACTGGGGGACGGCATTCTTTCGAGAAGCTGTAGGCAAATTTATTTCAAAGCTGTTTGGGATTCACTTAGGATTTATATGGGCATTGTTTTATCCCAAGAGGCAAGCATGGCACGATCTGATTGGTGACACGTATGTAGTGATGGAGCAAGAGGTATATAAACGTCAGTATGTTGAGGTATAG
- a CDS encoding EcsC family protein translates to MKNDLLQLLDQQDVQWTKSIEEADQRFSEWMQKLPDEYKVMAVEVLDQLVLMLSQFCHKHHRLVETEKKILLEARLYDEEMTQIEELRRLKLSQRQYIEEKMKSRYVLYSLVEGGVAGTGNPVGLALDLPALLTINLKMIQAVANAYGYSLTSPPEQVLALKVLHAGTLSKAYHEDAWEWMVSEYHKGEEYPLYVTEHETVIQSEWLETIAKQWIKAMSLYSLKKASKKGVSVVGVLVGATLNAQFSKQVGEFASRFYQYRVEQESQSEGALSE, encoded by the coding sequence GTGAAAAACGATTTACTACAGTTACTTGATCAACAGGATGTACAATGGACGAAAAGCATTGAAGAAGCAGACCAGCGTTTCTCAGAGTGGATGCAGAAGCTACCTGATGAATATAAAGTGATGGCTGTAGAAGTATTGGATCAGCTCGTACTGATGCTATCGCAGTTCTGTCATAAACACCATCGCTTAGTGGAAACGGAAAAAAAGATACTGCTTGAGGCCCGCCTGTATGACGAGGAGATGACACAGATCGAAGAGTTAAGACGATTAAAACTGTCACAAAGACAATACATAGAAGAAAAAATGAAATCACGTTACGTGCTCTACTCACTTGTAGAAGGTGGCGTAGCGGGGACAGGTAATCCCGTTGGCCTGGCATTAGATTTACCAGCGTTGTTGACCATTAATCTGAAAATGATCCAAGCTGTAGCTAATGCGTACGGATATTCTCTGACTTCCCCACCTGAACAGGTGCTCGCGCTTAAAGTTTTACATGCTGGAACATTGTCTAAAGCATATCATGAAGATGCTTGGGAGTGGATGGTCTCTGAATATCATAAAGGAGAAGAATACCCCCTGTATGTCACCGAACACGAAACGGTCATACAGTCGGAATGGCTAGAGACAATTGCCAAACAATGGATTAAGGCCATGAGTCTATATAGCCTGAAAAAAGCGTCTAAGAAAGGGGTTTCTGTCGTTGGCGTCTTAGTGGGTGCCACGCTTAACGCTCAGTTTTCCAAGCAAGTCGGCGAATTTGCATCGCGTTTTTATCAATATCG
- the pduL gene encoding phosphate propanoyltransferase, translating into MSKQIPVGISNRHIHLSPDHLKQLFGEVHELTELKPLSQPGQFAAAESVTIVGPKGEIQKVRVLGPVRRETQIEISRTDAFKLGINPPVRDSGDTEGTPGLRVVGPQGEVELDKGVIIAARHIHFHTSDAESFGVQNGDKVKIKTQGERAVIFDHVLCRVHDNYALDCHLDTDEGNAAGLKTGDTVELIKD; encoded by the coding sequence ATGAGTAAACAAATTCCAGTTGGTATTTCTAATCGTCATATTCACTTATCCCCAGATCATTTGAAACAGCTATTTGGTGAAGTTCACGAACTTACGGAACTTAAGCCGCTTTCTCAACCAGGTCAATTCGCAGCTGCCGAGAGCGTGACAATCGTAGGCCCTAAGGGTGAAATACAAAAAGTGCGTGTTTTAGGACCTGTCAGACGTGAAACACAAATTGAGATTTCACGTACAGACGCTTTCAAATTAGGTATTAATCCCCCCGTACGTGATTCAGGTGATACTGAAGGTACGCCGGGCTTGAGGGTTGTTGGGCCACAAGGTGAGGTTGAACTAGACAAAGGCGTCATTATTGCCGCGCGTCATATTCATTTTCATACGTCTGATGCAGAAAGCTTTGGCGTCCAGAATGGAGATAAAGTTAAAATTAAAACGCAAGGGGAGCGTGCCGTCATTTTTGATCATGTACTCTGTCGTGTCCACGACAATTATGCCTTAGACTGCCACCTAGATACAGATGAAGGTAACGCAGCAGGGTTAAAAACGGGCGACACCGTTGAGCTCATAAAAGATTAA
- a CDS encoding DUF2953 domain-containing protein yields the protein MQVVLAIFLAWIIFFIIILFTQVQVTIHVQRKGANDKLKTKVMAWFGLIHLETETPIVKLQGDMTGAEYQMELKSPNMSLDESSFKVTPNEATQIQSRLLTVIQRVHHLHVVLKRFLKTIHLLKFEWRTSIGTGDAAETGVISGIAWSTKAAVVGVIQTYLSLRALPRFAVKPHFQEKKIETELRCMIRLRIGNAILAGIRMLLNLRKRRDVKWQSTQFKA from the coding sequence ATGCAAGTTGTATTAGCTATATTTCTAGCTTGGATTATTTTTTTTATCATCATCTTGTTCACACAGGTGCAGGTCACTATACATGTTCAACGAAAAGGTGCCAATGACAAATTAAAGACCAAAGTGATGGCTTGGTTCGGGCTCATACACCTCGAAACGGAGACCCCGATTGTAAAATTGCAGGGTGATATGACAGGGGCCGAATACCAGATGGAATTGAAAAGTCCGAATATGTCACTGGACGAATCAAGTTTTAAAGTGACGCCAAACGAAGCCACTCAGATCCAGTCACGTTTGCTCACCGTTATTCAAAGGGTTCATCACTTACATGTTGTGCTGAAACGATTTCTTAAAACCATTCACCTGCTAAAATTTGAGTGGCGCACAAGTATAGGTACAGGGGATGCTGCTGAAACGGGCGTGATTAGTGGTATCGCTTGGAGTACGAAAGCAGCCGTTGTGGGCGTCATTCAAACGTACCTTAGCTTGAGAGCCTTACCGAGGTTTGCAGTAAAGCCCCATTTTCAAGAAAAAAAGATAGAAACAGAGCTAAGATGTATGATTCGACTGCGGATTGGGAATGCTATCTTAGCAGGAATACGTATGCTACTTAATCTTAGAAAAAGGCGTGATGTAAAATGGCAGAGCACCCAATTCAAGGCTTAA
- the ytfJ gene encoding GerW family sporulation protein: protein MAEHPIQGLMKTAMENLKEMVDVNTIVGDPVETPDGSVILPVSKVGFGFAAGGTDYNLEEDASSSGQELPGGGGEKESNHPFGGGSGGGVSITPVAFLVVNSHGIKMVHIDGQTHLYEKILDSAPQLFEKIQKMMSNKTQKSKINPEQKFKNDNVEF from the coding sequence ATGGCAGAGCACCCAATTCAAGGCTTAATGAAAACCGCCATGGAAAACTTAAAGGAAATGGTGGATGTCAACACGATCGTTGGCGATCCTGTCGAAACTCCTGATGGCAGTGTGATTCTGCCCGTTTCTAAGGTGGGATTTGGGTTTGCAGCAGGAGGTACGGATTATAATTTGGAAGAAGACGCCTCCTCTTCAGGACAAGAGTTACCGGGCGGAGGCGGAGAAAAAGAAAGCAACCACCCGTTCGGAGGCGGAAGCGGGGGTGGGGTCTCCATTACGCCCGTCGCTTTCTTAGTTGTTAACTCACACGGTATAAAAATGGTGCATATCGATGGTCAAACCCATCTGTATGAGAAAATTTTAGACTCTGCGCCACAGTTATTTGAGAAAATACAAAAGATGATGAGCAATAAAACACAAAAGTCTAAAATCAATCCAGAACAAAAATTCAAGAACGACAATGTCGAATTTTAA
- a CDS encoding acetate kinase produces the protein MGKILVINSGSSSLKFQLLQMPDESVMTKGLIERIGLKDSIFTIEVNEEERETVQDIPDHAQAVQLLIQQLTGTGVIQDLSEITGLGHRVVHGGEKFSDAVLITDNVLNDIEECSDLAPLHNPANLAGITAFKKILPDVPAVAVFDTAFHQTMPQSSYLYSLPYEYYEKYGIRKYGFHGSSHKYVTQRAAELMHEPIENLRLISCHIGNGVSIAAVEEGKSIDTSMGFTPLAGVAMGTRSGNIDPALIPYIMDKTGMSADEVVFNVLNKQSGMLGISGISSDLRDIEGAAEEGSERAETALEIFAGRIHKYIGSYAARMYGVDAIIFTAGVGENSTLIRERVLRGLEFMGIYWDPKLNKVRGKEAYISYPHSPVKVMVIPTNEEVMIARDTTRIIAEQQGVNINE, from the coding sequence ATGGGAAAAATATTAGTCATCAATAGCGGAAGTTCATCTTTGAAATTCCAACTACTACAAATGCCTGATGAATCCGTCATGACGAAAGGTTTGATCGAACGTATCGGACTGAAGGATTCGATCTTCACCATCGAGGTTAATGAAGAAGAACGTGAAACAGTACAGGATATCCCTGACCACGCACAAGCCGTTCAGCTTCTTATTCAACAATTAACGGGGACGGGTGTCATTCAGGATTTAAGTGAGATTACAGGCTTAGGTCACCGCGTTGTACACGGTGGTGAAAAGTTCAGTGATGCCGTCCTTATTACAGATAATGTACTAAATGATATAGAGGAATGTAGTGACCTCGCACCGTTGCATAACCCTGCAAACCTTGCTGGAATTACAGCATTCAAGAAAATCTTACCGGATGTACCAGCTGTAGCGGTGTTCGATACTGCGTTTCATCAAACCATGCCACAGTCCTCTTATCTTTATAGCTTGCCATATGAGTACTATGAAAAATATGGTATCCGTAAATACGGATTCCACGGAAGTTCTCATAAGTACGTTACACAGCGCGCAGCTGAGCTGATGCACGAACCTATTGAAAATCTACGCTTAATCAGCTGTCATATTGGAAATGGCGTGAGTATTGCAGCCGTTGAAGAAGGTAAATCCATCGATACTTCTATGGGCTTTACCCCATTAGCTGGTGTCGCTATGGGAACTCGTTCAGGTAATATTGATCCTGCCCTCATTCCTTACATTATGGATAAAACAGGCATGAGTGCTGACGAAGTTGTGTTCAATGTCTTAAACAAGCAAAGTGGGATGCTCGGTATATCAGGGATCTCAAGTGATTTAAGAGATATTGAGGGAGCCGCAGAAGAAGGCAGTGAACGTGCCGAGACAGCGCTAGAAATATTCGCAGGCCGTATCCATAAATATATAGGGAGCTACGCTGCACGTATGTACGGTGTGGATGCGATTATTTTCACAGCTGGTGTAGGGGAGAATAGTACACTCATCCGCGAGAGAGTGCTACGTGGACTTGAATTTATGGGCATTTACTGGGATCCAAAACTGAACAAGGTAAGAGGGAAAGAAGCTTACATCAGTTACCCGCATTCCCCAGTAAAAGTGATGGTCATCCCAACCAATGAAGAAGTGATGATTGCCCGTGATACAACGCGAATTATTGCAGAACAACAAGGAGTGAACATAAATGAGTAA